Genomic window (Streptomyces cadmiisoli):
ACGCTATCCCCGGCCCCTGAGGGCGGCCATCGGAAACGTCCCGCGGGCGATCGCGCCGGGGCGGACCACGGTCCCCGTCGCGGGCCTCGTTCAGATTCCGGGCCGGTACCTGAGCGGATGGTCCGCGGGCACCTCCACCAGCACGATCGGGGTGCCGTCCGGGTCCGCGATCCACATCTCGATGAGCCCCCACGGCTCGCGCAGCGGCGGTCGCACGATGCCGACGCCCTTGGCGCGCAGCTCGTCGTGGGCCGCCGCCACGTCCTCGACCTGGAGCCAGAGCCGGACGGCCTGGGACGGCGGCTGTCCGACGGGGTCGGACCGGCCCGAGACCTCCAGGAAGCCCCCGCCGAGGAAGTAGACGGTGCCGCGCTCCGGCCCCGTTCCGAACTCGCGGTGGACGGCGAGGCCCAGCTGTTCGCCGTAGAAGGCCCGTGACCGCTCGGGGTCGGCGGGGCGGAGCAGGGTCCGGCTGCTCAGAACATGCACCATGCGTGCGGAGCCTAGTGCCGTGCCGGGCGAACGTTGCCTGCTACGGCACTAGGGCCTGTCGTCGAATTCCCGCCTGTCCCGCGACGCCCGGCGCGCTCCCCCACTGCCTGAAGGGCGTGGGAGGTGCCCCCGCTCGCCGCACCGGGCGAAAGCCCGGGTACGTCCGGTTCGAGGACTTCCGCCCGGCACTCTCCCAGCCTCCGGCCGGGGGACCCCGGAGCACGCACCGGACGCCGCGGGGCCGTCCTTCGGGCAACGACAGCAATGTGACGACAGGCCCCAGCGGCGGCGATATACCCTCGACCCTGCCCGAGCCGCGCCCGGGAACGCGAACGAGAACCGGAGGGACCCTCCCATGGACACCGCCGCCCACGCCGTGACCGGACTGACCTTCCGTGATGCCACGGACAGCGACGTGGAGACACTGGTCGCGCTGATCGAGTCGGCCTACCGGGGCGACTCCAGCCGGGCCGGGTGGACCACCGAGGCCGACATCCTCCAGGGGCAGCGGACCGACCCGGAGGGCGTGCGGGCCGTGATCAAGGCGTCCGACAGCAGACTGCTGACGGTGGAGCGGGACGGCGAGGTCGTCGCCTGCTGCCAGCTGGAGCACCGCGGCGACCACGTCTACTTCGGGATGTTCGCGGTCAGCCCGCTGCTGCAGGGTGCCGGACTCGGCAAGGTGATCATCACCGAGGCGGAGCGGCAGGCCCGGTCGGTCTGGGGCGCGACACAGATGCACATGACCGTGATCTCGGTGCGCGAGGACCTCATCGCCTGGTACGAGCGGCGCGGCTACCGCCGTACGGGACGGATGACGCCGTTCCCGTACGGCGACGAGCGCTTCGGCATCCCGCAGCGCGACGACCTCCAGTTCGAGCTGCTGGTCAAGGAGCTCGACGGGGCGTGACGCGGCCGCCGCTCACGCGGTGAACCGGCCGGTGCGTTTGATCTCGGGGTAGTCGGTCGTCGCGCCGTCCAGTTCCAGGGCGCGGACCAGCCGCAGGTGCTCCTGCGTGTTCACCACCCAGCCGATGATCCGCAGGCCCTCCGCGCGCGCGTGCTCCACGATCTCGAGCGTGAGCCGGCGGATGTTGAGGCAGACGGTCGCCGCCCCGGCCGCGGTGGCGCGTTCCACGATGTCGCTGCCGTACCGGCTGCCGATCAGCGCGGTCCGCACCCCGGGGACCAGCCGGGCGATCTCGGCGACGGCCTCGTCGTGGAACGAGGACACCTCGATCCGTTCGACCAGGTTCCGCTCGTGGACGACCGCCGCCAGCGCCCGCGCGGCGGCCACGTCCTTGATCTCGGTCTGGAGGGGCACCTTGACGGCGTCCAGGACCTCCTCGAACACGGGGATCCGCTCGCCCCTGCCCGCGTCCAGCGCGCGCAGCTCGGCGAGGGTCATCTCGGCGACCGGGCCGGTGCCGTCGGTGGTCCGGTCCACGTCCGTGTCGTGCAGCACGACGAGGGCGCCGTCCTTGCTCAGATGAAGATCGAGTTCGATGACGTCGAGGCCCGCCTGCTGGGCTGCGACGAAGGAACGCAAGGTGTTCTCGGGTTCGACACCCATGACTCCGCGGTGACCGATGGTGAGGAAGTTCAAGGTTCGACTCGCTTCCGTCGACGGCGGCGACACTGGCCGCGCGGAACGGGTCGGCTCTCCGCGCGACAAGGCCGCAGCCTAATGGCCTGTCCCGCCGATGAACCCCCGCCTACACGGCGGGATCGGTACGACGGCGGGACCGGGCCCGCCACCGGCATCGGCGTCCCGAGGGCAGGCGGCACCGGTCCGAGCGCCACTCCGGCGTCCGGCAGGAAAAAGTTCAGTGACCATGGGGGTGCGCAGGATAATTTCCTGGACCTCCTCTTGCTGGAAGAAACCCCGTATGCATACGGTGTCCTGACGCAAGGTTCTGCAGCGAAGGATGTGACATGACGGAAATTCTTGTGCAGGGGCATGTGGGGGAGCGGGTTTCTCCCGATGTCAGGGTGGTCGAGCATCCGTCATGGCTCGTCCTGAAGAACACCGTGGAAGAGATCCGGCCCTGGCAGTCGAAGGACGGATCGATCGACTTCGACGCCGAGGGTGCCCCGGCCGCCGCGGACGCCGAGCGCGCCGTGAGCCGCATCGCGCAGGCCGTGGAGGACCTCTCGCCGCTCGTCGCGCACGACGGCGCCTACCACACGGCCCTGGTCAAGGACCTGCGCCGCTGGGCCGACGAGGGCTTCGGCGTGCCCGACTTCCTCGACTCGCTGCTCGCCTTCCAGCCGGCGGCGGACCGCCGGGACGGCCTCCAGCACCTGGTCGTCTTCCCGATGTACACGCAGAACGGCAACCCGGACCGCAACCTCGAGGCGGTCGTGCTGCGCATGGTCTGGCCCGACTGGCTGGCCGAGCTGGAGCGCACCCGCTACGACAACCCGTTGTTCTGCGGCATCACCTTCGAGGACTTCACGGCCGGCTACGACACGAACTCCGCCGTGCTGTTCCCCGAGACCATCGCCGTGCGCGAGGCACCGGAGCGGTTCAGCTGGGGCGGTATCTTCTGCGACCGCGAGGCCGCCCGCTTCCGCCGGGTCACCGCGTCCGCGGTCGACCTGCTCGGCCTGGAGCTGCCCGAGGACATCGCCGCGATGGTCCACGACCAGAAGCGCAGCGAAGAGGCCTTCGTGCTCTGGGACATGGTCCACGACCGCACCCACAGCCACGGCGACCTGCCCTTCGACCCCTTCATGATCAAGCAGCGCCAGCCGTTCTGGATGTACGGCCTGGAGGAGCTGCGCTGCGACCTCACCGCCTTCAAGGAGGCCGTGAAGCTGGCCGAGGAGGGCGTCCCGCAGGCCCGTGACGTCCAGTACGCGGTGCTGTTCGACCGCATGTTCCGCTTCCCCGTCACCGGAGAGCGGGTGCGCAACTACGACGGCCTCGGCGGTCAGCTGCTGTTCGCCTACCTGCACAAGCACGATGTCGTCCGCTGGACCGACAATCGGCTCAGCATCGACTGGCAGCGCGCCCCGCAGGTGACCAACCAGCTGTGCGCCGAGATCGAGAAGCTGTACCGGGACGGCATCGACCGCCCCAAGCTCGTGCACTGGTTCGCCGGCTACCAGCTGGTCTCCGGCTACCTCGCCCCGCACCCGGGCTCCAAGTGGGCCAAGGGTCCGGAGGCACTGGACCTGACCCTGCCGCCGCGCAAGCTCGTCGATGACGTGCTTCCGGACGAGTTTCCGCTGAGCATGTTCTATGAGGCGCTGTCCAAGAAGCTGAAGAACGTGATTGCCTCGACCAAGGGCATCACGGCGGACACCGCCGAGCGGGTCGCCGCGTGAGCGACGGCACCAGGAACACTGCGAACACTGCTCAGGAGGCGAAGAACATGCGGAACGGTGCTCTCAGTGGTGCGGTGATCGCGGTGGCCGGCGCGGGCGGACCCGCGGGGCGGGCGACGCTGCTGCGGCTGGCCGACGCCGGTGCGATCGTGGTCGCCTCGGACAACGACCCGGAGCGGCTGGCCGAGGCCGTGGACGCGGCGAGCTTCGAGCACGGCGGAGCCACCGTGGTCGGCGACACCGTCGACCTGCTCGACCGGCAGGCGTCCCAGGACTGGGCCAACCGCATCGAGAAGGACTTCGGCCACGTCGACGGCCTGGTCCACCTCGTCGGCGGCTGGCGCGGCAGCGAGACCTTCACGAAGACGAGCCTGGACGACTGGGACTTCCTGGAACTGCTGCTCGTCCGCACCGTGCAGCACACCTCCCTCGCCTTCCACGAGGCGCTGCAGCGCAGCGAGCGCGGCCGCTACGTCCTGATCAGCGCGGCTGGTGCCAGCCGGCCGACCGCGGGCAACGCCGCCTACGCGGCCGCCAAGGCCGCCGCCGAGGCGTGGACACTGGCTCTGGCGGACTACTTCCGCAAGGCCGGGGGCGCGCAGGGTCCGACGTCGGCGGCTGCGATCCTGGTGGTGAAGGCGCTGGTGCACGAGGCGATGCGAGCCGAGCGGCCCAACGCGAAGTTCGCGGGCTTCACCGACGTCGACGATCTGGCCCAGGCCATCGTCGGTATCTGGGACAAGCCCGCCGCCGAACTGAACGGAAACCGTCTGTGGCTGACCGAGAAGCCGTGAACACCCCGAGGACCGACGCGCGTCGCCACCACGACCCGGACGTCCGCGGTTTCGCCAGTGACAACTACGCCGGGGCGCATCCGGAGGTTCTCGCGGCCCTGTCCCTCGCCAACGGCGGTCACCAGGTCGCCTACGGCGAGGACGCGTACACGGACAACCTCCAGCGGATCATCCGCAGCCACTTCGGCGCCACGGCCGAGGCCTTCCCGGTCTTCAACGGCACCGGCGCGAACGTCGTCGCGCTCCAGGCGGTCACGGACCGGTGGGGCGCGGTGATCTGCGCCGAGAGCGCCCACATCAACGTCGACGAGTGCGGGGCGCCGGAGCGGGTCGGCGGACTCAAGCTGCTGACCGTGGCCACCCCGGACGGCAAGCTCACGCCCGAGCTGATCGACCGGCAGGCCTACGGCTGGGACGACGAGCACCGCGCGATGCCGCAGGTCGTCTCGATCACCCAGAGCACCGAGCTCGGCACGCTCTACACGCCCGACGAGATCCGTGCGATCTGCGAGCACGCCCACGCGCGCGGCATGAAGGTCCACCTGGACGGCTCGCGCATAGCCAACGCCGCCGCGTCCCTGAACGTGCCGATGCGCACCTTCACCAACGCCGTCGGTGTCGACATCCTCTCCCTCGGCGGCACCAAGAACGGTGCCCTGTTCGGTGAAGCGGTCGTCGTCATCAACCAGGACGCCGTCCGGCACATGAAGCATCTGCGCAAGCTGTCCATGCAGCTCGCCTCGAAGATGCGCTTCGTGTCGGTGCAGCTGGAGGCGCTGCTCGCCCGCGACCTGTGGCTGCGCAACGCCCGTCACTCCAACGAGATGGCCCAGCGCCTCGCCGAGGGGGTCCGCGCCGTGCACGGCGTCGAGATCCTGCACGAGGTGCAGTCCAACGCCGTCTTCGCCCGCCTGCCGCACGACGTCAGCGAGCGCCTTCAGAAGCGGTTCCGCTTCTACTTCTGGGACGAGGCCGCCGGGGACGTCCGCTGGATGTGCGCCTACGACACGACCGAGGAGGACGTGGACGCGTTCGTGGCCGCGCTCAAGGAGGAGATGGCACGCTAGCGCCCCTTGCACAGCCTGCGATCACCCGGACGTCGACGACGTCCGGGTGATCGCGTTTCCCCGCCCGGCGGGACGTCATCCGCCGATCTCTTAGGTCAATGGGATGGACCGTCCGGTCCTGTATGCTGCACCGCATCCTGGTCGGGGCGGATGTCCCAGGGCCGCCCCCGGCCGGCCCTGCCTGTGGCAGAACCCTCCACCGCACTCCGAGGCAAGGCGGACCATGGCTTTCCCACTCACCGTGTCCGATGAGGTGGCCGCACTCGCGCCGGGCTTCACCCACGTCGCCGTCGAAGCGCACGGACTCGTCAACGGGCCGAGCACCGGGGCGAGCGCGGCACTCCTGGACGACGCGGCCCGCCGGCTCGCCGTTCGTCTCGACGGACGCGCCCCGCACGAGGACCCGCACCTGGCCGCCTGGCGGGAGACCTACACGGCGTTCGGGGCCAAGCCGTCCCGCACCCGCAACTCCGCGGAGGCGCTGGCCAGGAGGGCCCTCACCGGCGCCGGACTGCCCCGGATCAACGTACTCGTGGACCTGTACAACGCCGTCAGCGTCGCCCACCTCGTCCCGGTCGGCGGCGAGGACATCGACCGGATCGCCGGCTCGATGCGCCTGGTGCGGGCCACGGGCGACGAGGACTTCGTCACGGTCGACGGCGGACAGGAGGTCGTCGAGCACCCCGAACCCGGCGAGGTGATCTGGTGCGACGACGCGGGTGTGACGTGCCGCCGCTGGAACTGGCGGCAGGGTCCGCGCACCAGGCTCACCGAGGAGACCGTCTCCGGGATCTTCCTGCTGGAGAGCCTGGCACCGATGCCGGTCGCCGAACTGGTGAGCGCGGCCGGTGAACTCGCCGAGCTGCTGGAGAAGTTCAGCCCCGGCGCCCGTATCGCCGTGCACCCGCCCGCCCCGGCACGGACCCCGCCGCCGCGGTGATCCGCCCGCCTCGCTAGTCTCCCCGCCATGCGAAACGGGGGAACGACGCAGGAGGAAGGTGCCGACGACCGGCCGGGGGCCGAGGGCGGCACGGGCCGGTCGACCGCCGACGGCCCCTCCCGGTCGAGGAGGCGGCGGCTGCTGACCTCGGCGGTGGCGGTGGCGCTGCTGGCCGTGGGCGCGGCGGTGCCGCTGGTCCTCGCGGACTCCGGGGACCGGCCGCCCTGCCGGGAGATCCCCGCCTCGACCCGCGCGCTGGCCGACGACCCGGCTGCCGCCACCCGCGCCCTCGACCCCGGTGACGACATGTCCCGCTACGAGGCCGTGCGCACCCTGCTGCGGCACGAGCACCCGTGCGGCGACGGCGCCGAGGTGCTCGGCCGGGTGGTGGAGGCGGCGACCGTGGCGGCGGCCCCCGGGACCCCGCACCGCACGGCCCAGGCGCGGGGCGCCTTCGCGGTCACCGCCGCCCTCGACGGTGTCGACCTGCCCGACGCGATGGCCCCCTCCGTGGCCCGCATGCTCGCCGACTACGTGGTGGACGAGGCCCGTTACCTGACGTCCGACAGCGACTCCGCGGGCCCGGCGGTCGCCCCCGGCACCATCGAACCCGATCAGCACGGCTGGACCGAGTACGGCCGGTTCCTCGCCCCCGGTGAGGCGCACACGGACTTCCAGTACCGGGACCCCCTCTCCGGAGCCGAGGCCGACCCGGGGGACCTGATCGGTGAACTGGTCAAGAGTCCGGAGGCGTTCGCGATCCTCTACGACGCCGAGCGCGCGTACTTCGCGCACTACCTGGAACGGCTCACCGACGAGGGCGCCGATCCCGACTTCCGCGCCGTCCGACGGGCCGACGACGTGTACACGAGCACCGGGACCACCTGGCCGGACAACGACCTGGAGGACATCGCCGAACGGGTCGGCGCCCTCATGAAGCACCGGGCGCAGCACACCCGGGACGGCGCGATCGCCGACCTCGGCGCCTTCGACACGGCCGTACGCCGCCACACCCGCGGGGCCCATCGCCCCGCCGCCCGCCAGGTGACGACCCGCCCGCCCATGGGCGACATCGCCGAACGGGCGGTTTCCGGGCCCGTCCGCGGGGATCTGACGGACGGACGGCACCAGCTGCTGACCGTGCTGGACGACTGGGCGCAGGCGCGCGGCGTGCCGGAGCGGCGGACGAGCGCCATGCGACAGCTGATCGACGACGCCTACGTCAGGGGACTGTGGATGGTGGTCTGAGCGGGCGTGGTCAGCCTGTCATCCGCAGGTCGGAGCAGTCCCGCCGCCGGACCTGGTCCTCGGCGAACGCCTTCAGCAGCGCCCGCTGCTCCGCCCGCCCCACTCCCGGGATCTCGTCGGCGCCCAGGGCGAAGTTCGCGGCCTCACCGGCACACTTCGCCGTCGCGGTCAGGGAACGCTTTCGCCCGTTGTCGTCGTGGGTGAGGCGGTTGCTCCAGTCGCCGTACCAGGCGGCCAGCGTGACCCGGCCCGCGTCCTCGTCCTCGGCGGAGCCCTGGCTGAACAGCTCACAACGGCCCGTGGGCGCCGCGTCGTTCGTCCCGTCGGCCAGCCGCCACTGCTGAGGACGGGGCAGCCCCGCCCGTGCCGCCCACCCGCAGCCCGTGCCGCCGGCGCCGGTCAGCGGCACCGTCTCGGGGTCGTCCGTGGGGGCCTGGGGCCCGGCGTCGACCTCGGGTGCGGTGAGCTTTTCGGCTCCGCAGCCGAGCCGGTCGGAGGCGCTGTTGACGACCGCCACCGCGGTCTCGTACACCGCCGGGTGCCCCCACAGGGCGTCCCGTCCGAACGAGGTGCGCACCAGCATCCTGCGCGGCCGGCCGTCGTCGTCCTCGCCCAGCTCGGGGCAGGGCACCACGAACTGGAGGGCACCGAAGCCGTCGACGAAACCGGGCAGCCCCTCCGGCAGGGCGGCCTGGGGAGCGAACCCCTCCTCCCGGAAGGTGCTCAGGAACTCCCGGTCCTGCTGGTCCCGCCGCGTGTACGCCTCCGCGCGCAGCAGCATCTCGTGGTCCACGTCGTCACCCTCGAAGGTCACCACGCACCCGTACTCGCCGAGCTTTTCGTGGGTCACCGATTCGGCCTCGGTGAAGTGGGAGCCGTTCCGCGCGAGTTGCCGCACCGCGTCGCCGGGCAGCGCGCCGTCGCAGGCGCCGCGCACCAGGACCCAGTCCCGGACGTACGGCTCGGCGATCCAGCCGGCCACACCCAGCACCAACGCGGCCGTCACCGACCATGTGATCCAGCGCCGCATCGATCCGCCCCCGTAGCGCAGTCAGCAGACAACAGCCGGGCCGGGGACGCGCAGCCGTGCCGGTCCCGGCTCTCCGGTTTCCGCCGGGGACCCTATCGGCCGCGCCGCGCCACGATGCGAGGGGGTGTCACCGCGCTTCGGCCTTGCGCACCTCGTCCGGGGTGGGTGCCGAGCCGCCGAGATGGGCCGGGAGCCACCAGGAGTCCTCCGCACCGCGGGGCCGTCCGGGGT
Coding sequences:
- a CDS encoding DUF6421 family protein, translating into MTEILVQGHVGERVSPDVRVVEHPSWLVLKNTVEEIRPWQSKDGSIDFDAEGAPAAADAERAVSRIAQAVEDLSPLVAHDGAYHTALVKDLRRWADEGFGVPDFLDSLLAFQPAADRRDGLQHLVVFPMYTQNGNPDRNLEAVVLRMVWPDWLAELERTRYDNPLFCGITFEDFTAGYDTNSAVLFPETIAVREAPERFSWGGIFCDREAARFRRVTASAVDLLGLELPEDIAAMVHDQKRSEEAFVLWDMVHDRTHSHGDLPFDPFMIKQRQPFWMYGLEELRCDLTAFKEAVKLAEEGVPQARDVQYAVLFDRMFRFPVTGERVRNYDGLGGQLLFAYLHKHDVVRWTDNRLSIDWQRAPQVTNQLCAEIEKLYRDGIDRPKLVHWFAGYQLVSGYLAPHPGSKWAKGPEALDLTLPPRKLVDDVLPDEFPLSMFYEALSKKLKNVIASTKGITADTAERVAA
- a CDS encoding SDR family NAD(P)-dependent oxidoreductase, whose translation is MRNGALSGAVIAVAGAGGPAGRATLLRLADAGAIVVASDNDPERLAEAVDAASFEHGGATVVGDTVDLLDRQASQDWANRIEKDFGHVDGLVHLVGGWRGSETFTKTSLDDWDFLELLLVRTVQHTSLAFHEALQRSERGRYVLISAAGASRPTAGNAAYAAAKAAAEAWTLALADYFRKAGGAQGPTSAAAILVVKALVHEAMRAERPNAKFAGFTDVDDLAQAIVGIWDKPAAELNGNRLWLTEKP
- a CDS encoding B3/B4 domain-containing protein, translated to MAFPLTVSDEVAALAPGFTHVAVEAHGLVNGPSTGASAALLDDAARRLAVRLDGRAPHEDPHLAAWRETYTAFGAKPSRTRNSAEALARRALTGAGLPRINVLVDLYNAVSVAHLVPVGGEDIDRIAGSMRLVRATGDEDFVTVDGGQEVVEHPEPGEVIWCDDAGVTCRRWNWRQGPRTRLTEETVSGIFLLESLAPMPVAELVSAAGELAELLEKFSPGARIAVHPPAPARTPPPR
- a CDS encoding GNAT family N-acetyltransferase, whose product is MDTAAHAVTGLTFRDATDSDVETLVALIESAYRGDSSRAGWTTEADILQGQRTDPEGVRAVIKASDSRLLTVERDGEVVACCQLEHRGDHVYFGMFAVSPLLQGAGLGKVIITEAERQARSVWGATQMHMTVISVREDLIAWYERRGYRRTGRMTPFPYGDERFGIPQRDDLQFELLVKELDGA
- a CDS encoding threonine aldolase family protein, encoding MNTPRTDARRHHDPDVRGFASDNYAGAHPEVLAALSLANGGHQVAYGEDAYTDNLQRIIRSHFGATAEAFPVFNGTGANVVALQAVTDRWGAVICAESAHINVDECGAPERVGGLKLLTVATPDGKLTPELIDRQAYGWDDEHRAMPQVVSITQSTELGTLYTPDEIRAICEHAHARGMKVHLDGSRIANAAASLNVPMRTFTNAVGVDILSLGGTKNGALFGEAVVVINQDAVRHMKHLRKLSMQLASKMRFVSVQLEALLARDLWLRNARHSNEMAQRLAEGVRAVHGVEILHEVQSNAVFARLPHDVSERLQKRFRFYFWDEAAGDVRWMCAYDTTEEDVDAFVAALKEEMAR
- a CDS encoding VOC family protein, which codes for MVHVLSSRTLLRPADPERSRAFYGEQLGLAVHREFGTGPERGTVYFLGGGFLEVSGRSDPVGQPPSQAVRLWLQVEDVAAAHDELRAKGVGIVRPPLREPWGLIEMWIADPDGTPIVLVEVPADHPLRYRPGI
- a CDS encoding glycerophosphodiester phosphodiesterase, whose amino-acid sequence is MNFLTIGHRGVMGVEPENTLRSFVAAQQAGLDVIELDLHLSKDGALVVLHDTDVDRTTDGTGPVAEMTLAELRALDAGRGERIPVFEEVLDAVKVPLQTEIKDVAAARALAAVVHERNLVERIEVSSFHDEAVAEIARLVPGVRTALIGSRYGSDIVERATAAGAATVCLNIRRLTLEIVEHARAEGLRIIGWVVNTQEHLRLVRALELDGATTDYPEIKRTGRFTA